One region of Carassius gibelio isolate Cgi1373 ecotype wild population from Czech Republic chromosome A1, carGib1.2-hapl.c, whole genome shotgun sequence genomic DNA includes:
- the zmp:0000001069 gene encoding galanin receptor 2a: MNLTPEQPPTQLYDLPRALDLQREPENKSRSAPASFFNSSFFFQDNAALEWQLFLTIQEPGTIILTVLYSISFLVGFLGNVMSLKVLLGQHGSMRLSGASATRCLLINLAVCDLAVVCVCMPVTLGHRIYTPWVYGDFLCRAVPFTQAVSVSASVLSITVISISRYYAVHSPLQSRAYFTRRRILASVTIVWLVSSVICMPVAIVTRRDDVALIEGLAIVLPVCGEVWPQPRLRQAYNVLLFSALYCLPVGFNLTLAFLTCRRLRSTGSEGRFTELDPRSQALHETRLQGRRQIARMVTALVLLFALSWLPMYVTDIWLDHELRHPPDWLLQTRPFAQWLGLTNSSLNPFCYCFIGDLHRSAKALRLRLCGPSPASALALASLPKIFSLQNQEKSHGSAENSTNSCGEDTGNLNLSMWWTQSSKCESMSLPYHLGMTEVITLDT, translated from the coding sequence ATGAATCTGACCCCAGAACAGCCACCAACCCAGCTCTACGACCTTCCAAGGGCACTGGACCTTCAGCGTGAACCTGAAAACAAGAGCAGGTCGGCTCCAGCCAGCTTCTTCAACAGCTCCTTCTTCTTCCAGGATAATGCAGCTTTAGAATGGCAGCTGTTCCTCACCATCCAAGAGCCTGGCACCATCATCTTGACTGTCCTGTACTCTATTTCCTTCCTTGTGGGTTTTTTGGGGAATGTCATGTCCCTCAAAGTCCTACTGGGCCAGCATGGAAGCATGCGACTGTCCGGTGCGAGCGCCACCCGTTGCCTGCTGATAAACTTAGCGGTGTGTGACCTGGCAGTGGTTTGTGTTTGCATGCCTGTCACCCTGGGCCACCGCATCTATACGCCATGGGTGTACGGGGACTTCTTGTGCCGTGCAGTGCCTTTCACGCAAGCTGTGTCCGTTTCCGCCAGCGTCCTGAGCATCACGGTCATCAGCATCAGCCGCTACTACGCGGTTCACTCGCCGCTACAGTCCCGTGCCTACTTTACCCGTCGACGCATCCTTGCCTCTGTCACAATCGTGTGGCTCGTCTCCTCTGTGATCTGCATGCCAGTCGCAATAGTTACCAGGCGTGATGATGTAGCTTTGATCGAAGGGCTGGCCATCGTGCTGCCCGTCTGTGGAGAGGTGTGGCCTCAGCCGCGCTTGCGACAGGCATACAACGTCCTGCTGTTCAGTGCCCTCTACTGCCTACCCGTTGGGTTTAATCTCACTCTAGCTTTCCTCACATGTCGCCGGTTGCGTAGCACTGGTTCTGAGGGCCGGTTCACAGAGTTGGACCCCCGTTCCCAGGCACTTCATGAAACAAGGCTGCAGGGGCGCAGGCAAATCGCACGTATGGTCACAGCTTTGGTGCTGCTCTTTGCTCTGTCATGGTTGCCAATGTATGTGACTGATATTTGGCTGGATCATGAGTTACGCCATCCACCGGACTGGCTTCTACAAACTAGACCCTTTGCACAGTGGTTGGGCCTCACTAACTCTTCTCTCAACCCTTTCTGCTACTGCTTCATTGGTGACCTCCACCGCTCAGCCAAGGCTTTGCGTTTGCGCCTCTGCGGCCCATCCCCGGCCTCGGCGCTGGCTCTGGCTTCACTCCCAAAAATATTCAGCCTGCAGAATCAAGAGAAATCTCATGGGAGCGCGGAAAACTCAACCAACTCTTGTGGGGAGGACACTGGGAACCTGAATCTGTCAATGTGGTGGACTCAGTCAAGCAAGTGTGAGTCAATGAGCTTGCCTTACCATTTAGGAATGACTGAGGTGATTACACTGGATACATAG